One Phocaeicola dorei genomic region harbors:
- a CDS encoding aspartate kinase codes for MKVLKFGGTSVGSAQRMKEVAKLITDGEQKIVVLSAMSGTTNTLVEISDYLYKKNPEGANEIINRLEAKYKQHVNELYSTDEYKQKTQEFIKAQFDYIRSYTKDIFTLFEEKVILAQGELISTNMVTNYLQEQGVNAILLPALEFMRTDKNSEPDPVYIKEKLAAQLEIHPDAEIYITQGFICRNAYGEIDNLQRGGSDYTASLIGAAVNASEIQIWTDIDGMHDNDPRIVDKTSPVRHLHFEEAAELAYFGAKILHPTCVQPAKYANIPVRLLNTMEPTAPGTLISNDTEKGKIKAVAAKDNITAIKIKSSRMLLAHGFLRKVFEIFESYQTSIDMICTSEVGVSVSIDNTKHLNEILDDLKKYGTVTVDQDMCIICVVGDLEWENVGFEAKALDAMRDIPVRMISFGGSNYNISFLIREEDKKKALQSLSDHLFNNK; via the coding sequence ACCGACGGTGAACAGAAGATTGTTGTACTTTCAGCCATGTCTGGAACAACAAACACGTTGGTTGAAATTTCGGATTATCTGTATAAGAAAAATCCCGAAGGTGCGAATGAAATCATTAACAGACTGGAGGCTAAATATAAACAGCATGTTAATGAACTTTATTCTACTGACGAGTATAAGCAGAAAACACAGGAATTTATAAAAGCACAGTTCGATTATATTCGTTCGTATACAAAAGATATTTTCACACTGTTCGAAGAAAAAGTAATCCTGGCACAAGGCGAGTTGATCTCTACCAACATGGTTACCAACTATTTGCAGGAACAAGGGGTCAACGCCATCTTACTTCCGGCATTGGAATTCATGCGCACGGACAAGAACTCGGAGCCCGACCCTGTATATATCAAAGAAAAACTGGCCGCACAGCTAGAAATACATCCGGACGCTGAAATTTATATCACACAAGGTTTTATCTGCCGTAACGCCTACGGCGAGATAGATAATCTGCAACGTGGCGGAAGCGACTATACCGCATCACTGATCGGTGCCGCTGTAAATGCCTCTGAAATCCAGATATGGACAGATATTGACGGTATGCACGATAATGATCCGCGCATCGTAGACAAGACTTCTCCCGTACGTCACCTGCACTTCGAAGAAGCTGCCGAATTGGCCTACTTTGGTGCGAAGATTCTGCACCCTACTTGCGTACAGCCTGCCAAATATGCCAATATTCCCGTCCGTCTGCTTAATACAATGGAACCTACAGCCCCGGGAACTTTGATTTCCAATGATACGGAAAAAGGCAAAATCAAGGCAGTTGCAGCCAAAGACAATATCACTGCCATCAAGATCAAATCAAGCCGTATGTTACTGGCCCACGGCTTCTTGCGCAAAGTATTCGAAATCTTCGAAAGCTATCAGACCTCTATCGACATGATCTGCACTTCAGAGGTTGGCGTTTCCGTATCCATTGATAACACCAAACATCTGAATGAAATTCTGGACGACTTGAAGAAATATGGTACAGTAACCGTAGATCAGGACATGTGTATCATCTGTGTAGTCGGTGACCTGGAATGGGAAAATGTAGGCTTTGAAGCCAAAGCGTTGGACGCCATGCGCGACATACCGGTACGTATGATTTCATTCGGCGGTAGCAACTACAATATTTCTTTCCTGATTCGTGAAGAAGACAAGAAGAAAGCATTGCAGTCATTAAGCGATCATTTATTCAACAATAAATAA
- a CDS encoding putative quinol monooxygenase, which produces MIRLNVFIQVNESNRNAVLETAKELVAQSLNDNGCIAYDVFESATRKDVLMICETWKDAESLDAHEKAAHFITLVPKLQELGKMKLEKFEF; this is translated from the coding sequence ATGATCAGATTAAATGTTTTTATCCAAGTAAACGAGAGTAACCGCAATGCTGTCTTAGAAACAGCAAAGGAATTGGTAGCACAATCTTTAAACGACAACGGTTGTATCGCTTATGATGTTTTTGAGAGCGCGACACGTAAAGATGTACTTATGATTTGCGAAACATGGAAAGATGCTGAGTCACTGGATGCACACGAAAAGGCTGCACATTTTATAACCTTGGTTCCTAAATTGCAAGAATTGGGCAAGATGAAATTAGAAAAATTTGAATTCTAA
- a CDS encoding lysine exporter LysO family protein: MKSSLVTLAFFLFGCVAGVSYAVDFDVHQTSVYVLYVLMLLLGINLGSNRNLRQFVLSLNFRTLLVPFATVSGTLLFSAIGGFLLSRWSIFDCMAVGSGFSYYSVSSILITQIKSPSIGVQLATELGTIALLSNIFREMTALIGAPLFRKYFGYLAPISAAGIGSSDISLAAIARCSGPEAVPVAIVHGILINISMPFFVSFFCKL; the protein is encoded by the coding sequence GTGAAAAGTAGTCTTGTAACTCTAGCCTTTTTCTTGTTTGGCTGCGTAGCCGGAGTCAGCTATGCGGTGGACTTCGACGTACACCAAACCTCTGTATATGTACTATATGTACTGATGCTGTTACTCGGCATTAATCTTGGAAGCAACCGCAACCTCAGGCAGTTTGTTTTATCCCTCAATTTCAGGACACTGCTCGTACCCTTTGCCACCGTAAGCGGTACTCTGTTGTTTTCCGCTATCGGAGGCTTTCTCTTGAGCCGCTGGAGTATCTTCGACTGCATGGCTGTCGGAAGCGGATTCTCCTATTATTCCGTTTCCTCCATCCTTATCACGCAGATCAAATCCCCCTCCATCGGTGTGCAGCTTGCTACCGAATTGGGGACCATCGCGCTACTATCCAATATCTTCCGGGAAATGACCGCCTTGATAGGAGCTCCCCTTTTCCGCAAATATTTCGGTTATCTGGCACCTATCTCGGCGGCGGGCATCGGTTCTTCCGACATTTCCCTGGCAGCCATCGCACGCTGCTCCGGACCGGAAGCCGTACCCGTGGCCATCGTCCACGGCATACTGATAAACATAAGCATGCCTTTCTTCGTTTCTTTCTTTTGCAAACTGTAA
- the lysA gene encoding diaminopimelate decarboxylase — protein MKGTFPVNKFRELETPFYYYDVNVLRETLSCINKEAGKYNNFCVHYAVKANANHKVLTIIRESGLGADCVSGGEIRAAIKAGFPTNKIVYAGVGKTDWEINLGLDYDIFCFNVESVPELEIINELASAKGKTARVAFRINPNVGAHTHANITTGLAENKFGISMEDMDKVIDMAGTLPHVKFVGLHFHIGSQILDMGDFVALCNRVNELQEKLYARQIIVEHINVGGGLGIDYAHPNRQAIPNFTEYFATYHKHLKLRPQQTLHFELGRAVVGQCGSLISKVIYVKQGANKQFAILDAGMTDLIRPALYQAYHKIENITSEEPMETYDVVGPICESSDVFGKAIDLNKAHRGDLFALRSAGAYGEIMASAYNCRALPKGYTSEELV, from the coding sequence ATGAAAGGAACATTCCCCGTAAACAAGTTCAGAGAGTTGGAAACTCCCTTTTACTATTACGATGTCAATGTGCTGCGAGAAACCTTGTCATGCATCAATAAAGAAGCAGGCAAATACAATAATTTCTGCGTGCATTACGCCGTGAAGGCCAATGCTAACCACAAAGTCCTGACAATTATCCGCGAAAGCGGTCTGGGAGCCGACTGTGTAAGTGGCGGAGAAATCCGCGCAGCCATTAAGGCCGGATTCCCGACAAACAAAATAGTCTATGCAGGTGTAGGTAAGACAGACTGGGAAATCAATCTGGGTCTGGATTATGATATTTTCTGCTTCAATGTAGAGTCCGTACCCGAACTGGAAATCATTAATGAACTAGCTTCCGCCAAAGGCAAAACAGCCCGTGTAGCTTTCCGTATCAATCCGAATGTAGGTGCGCATACCCATGCAAATATCACCACCGGACTAGCAGAGAACAAATTCGGTATCAGCATGGAAGATATGGACAAAGTGATCGATATGGCCGGAACATTGCCTCATGTAAAATTTGTAGGCTTACATTTCCACATCGGTTCTCAGATTTTGGATATGGGTGATTTTGTAGCCTTGTGCAACCGTGTAAACGAACTACAGGAAAAACTCTATGCCCGCCAAATCATAGTAGAACATATCAATGTAGGCGGCGGTTTAGGAATTGATTATGCACACCCCAACCGTCAAGCCATCCCCAACTTCACGGAATACTTTGCCACTTATCACAAGCATCTGAAACTGCGCCCCCAGCAAACTTTACATTTTGAACTGGGACGTGCCGTAGTAGGACAGTGCGGCAGCCTTATCAGCAAAGTGATTTATGTAAAGCAAGGAGCCAACAAACAGTTCGCCATATTAGATGCCGGCATGACTGACTTGATTCGTCCCGCCCTTTATCAGGCATACCACAAAATAGAAAATATCACTTCGGAAGAACCTATGGAAACTTACGATGTGGTAGGCCCCATCTGCGAATCATCCGATGTATTCGGCAAAGCTATTGATTTGAACAAAGCACACCGTGGCGACCTTTTCGCTCTCCGTTCAGCAGGAGCATATGGTGAAATTATGGCATCGGCTTACAATTGTCGTGCATTGCCCAAAGGATATACTTCAGAAGAGTTAGTATAA
- a CDS encoding LysO family transporter encodes MFTFISIMAVGVLIGYPLRHKSQIRKITPLIHIVVCLLLFLLGLSIGLNRLIIDNLGYFCGQAAVISSLSILGSMMASLAVYRIFFRGKGANGEK; translated from the coding sequence ATGTTTACTTTCATTTCTATAATGGCTGTCGGAGTCCTTATAGGCTATCCCTTACGCCATAAATCCCAAATACGCAAGATCACTCCTCTCATCCATATCGTGGTCTGTCTGCTACTTTTCTTACTAGGTCTCTCTATTGGTCTTAACAGACTGATTATTGACAATCTTGGTTACTTCTGCGGCCAGGCAGCCGTCATCTCCTCATTAAGCATATTGGGCAGCATGATGGCCTCCCTTGCAGTATACCGCATCTTTTTCAGAGGAAAGGGGGCAAACGGTGAAAAGTAG
- a CDS encoding glycosyltransferase, translated as MELFTIDTILPIASGALFITQAVYYLGLYNKLYTHSRETAYATDINTQNPPLSVIIVAKDATHELQENLPFILEQDYPEFEVIVIYDRPADDCDNTLKLLEDKYPNLYHTFIPDSARYISHKKLGITMGIKASRHEWLVFTEPDCRPQSNQWLKQMARNFTSATEIVLGYSNYEKVPGWFNKKITFDTLLNSMRYLGMAVSGHPYMGTGRNMAYRKTLYYKQKGFASHLNLQRGEDDLFINETARAHNTRVEASPESLMRIAMPKYKRIWCEEKISYAATSRLFHGTARYLMGFETCSRFLFYTAIIATITISILLHQWTIAAIAVLLWLARFTMQLIVFRKTAKVFGERKFCALLPLFDFLQPAWNGVFKLQRKFRRKNEFMRK; from the coding sequence ATGGAACTATTCACCATAGATACAATCTTACCAATAGCTTCGGGAGCCTTGTTTATCACGCAGGCTGTTTACTATCTAGGGCTATATAACAAACTATACACTCACAGCAGAGAAACAGCATATGCCACTGATATAAATACTCAAAATCCTCCACTGTCTGTCATTATTGTGGCAAAAGACGCCACCCACGAATTACAAGAAAACCTCCCATTTATTTTAGAGCAGGACTATCCGGAATTCGAAGTGATTGTGATTTACGACCGCCCGGCGGATGATTGTGACAATACGTTGAAATTACTGGAAGACAAATACCCCAATCTCTATCATACCTTTATCCCCGACAGTGCACGCTATATCAGCCACAAAAAACTGGGAATAACAATGGGAATTAAAGCCAGCCGTCATGAATGGCTGGTATTTACCGAACCCGATTGCCGTCCGCAAAGCAATCAATGGCTGAAACAGATGGCACGTAATTTCACATCTGCCACCGAAATCGTTTTAGGCTACAGCAACTACGAAAAAGTACCGGGATGGTTTAATAAGAAAATCACTTTCGACACATTGCTGAATTCTATGCGTTATTTGGGTATGGCTGTTTCCGGACATCCCTACATGGGTACAGGAAGGAATATGGCTTATCGGAAAACGCTGTACTACAAGCAGAAGGGATTTGCCTCCCACCTGAATCTGCAACGTGGAGAAGATGATTTGTTTATCAATGAAACAGCCCGTGCACACAATACACGAGTTGAAGCCAGCCCTGAAAGTCTGATGCGAATCGCCATGCCTAAATATAAAAGAATATGGTGTGAAGAGAAAATAAGCTATGCGGCTACCAGCCGGTTATTTCATGGAACCGCCCGTTATCTCATGGGATTTGAAACTTGCAGCAGATTCTTGTTCTATACAGCCATCATCGCCACTATAACCATCAGTATTCTTCTCCACCAATGGACTATTGCAGCCATTGCCGTTTTGCTATGGTTAGCACGCTTCACGATGCAACTAATTGTTTTCAGAAAAACCGCCAAAGTTTTTGGCGAACGGAAGTTCTGTGCACTACTCCCCTTATTTGATTTTCTGCAACCTGCATGGAATGGGGTATTCAAATTACAACGTAAATTCAGACGGAAAAATGAGTTTATGAGAAAATAA